In Fusarium falciforme chromosome 9, complete sequence, the following are encoded in one genomic region:
- a CDS encoding MFS domain-containing protein has translation MPPYQTPAVELEPEPEYAPDVPLLDLESPGLHDDAASDVSSLHSHTEPTPNYRFSRWGIHSPRRIVILVALIKFSVVLSGMLLFLPFARILEDMICHVHYQDTSSEIIDEMKCKVDEVQARLGYFYGWNSLLSSIVGLMVAFPYGMMSDKIGRKPTLLLSYSGVAVSFLFGPTALKSSQDALRENPYILLWGCVFQIFGGGIPVMLNTLYAVAADVSTEQDKAKHFLWLTFGSTAGGITGPVISGLLMQKYGPWVPIYLVMTTVPVVLVTLVLLPETLTVNLKNQKAQAERATPTTFKEHMTHGLNELIRSLNMLKNLSVVMILVTFFIQNARFAAYMTIMGQYISKHFGWKLAEVSILLSPLGILNLIILGGLPKVADILVSPRFRMTPFGKDLFLTRVSTGILAFAAFFQGMSHNIVLFLFGLFLGTFGAADSPLARATVTHYVPPEFTSRLYALIGMIEVIGSFIAGPVLAWCFDQGLKRKGFWMGLPWYYIGFLCTLAWVALLFVKPPRKHSREDPGDIDEDDAEDYMPDAPLRLQ, from the exons TTCCCACACGGAGCCGACCCCTAACTATCGGTTCTCGCGATGGGGCATCCATTCGCCGCGGCGCATCGTCATACTAGTCGCCCTCATCAAGTTCTCCGTCGTCCTGAGCGGCATGCTCTTGTTTTTACCCTTTGCGCGTATTCTGGAGGATATGATATGCCATGTTCATTACCAGGACACGTCTTCGGAGAtcattgatgagatgaagtgcaaggttgatgaggtGCAGGCTAGGCTGGGGTACTTTTATGGCTGGAACAGCCTTTTATCGTCCATCGTCG GCCTCATGGTTGCCTTTCCCTATGGAATGATGTCTGACAAGATTGGCCGGAAACCAACGCTGCTCCTTTCATACTCTGGCGTCGCAGTGAGCTTCCTCTTTGGCCCCACGGCTCTCAAGTCGAGCCAGGATGCGCTGCGTGAGAATCCGTATATCCTCCTCTGGGGATGCGTGTTTCAGATTTTCGGAGGTGGCATCCCCGTCATGCTGAATACTCTCTATGCGGTTGCAGCCGATGTGAGCACTGAGCAGGACAA AGCGAAGCACTTCCTTTGGCTGACGTTTGGTTCAACTGCTGGTGGAATCACTGGACCTGTTATTTCAGGCCTTCTCATGCAAAAATACGGTCCATGGGTTCCCATCTATCTCGTCATGACCACGGTGCCTGTCGTCCTAGTCACTCTCGTCCTTCTCCCAGAGACTCTGACCGTCAACCTCAAGAACCAGAAAGCTCAGGCCGAAAGAGCCACGCCGACTACTTTCAAGGAGCACATGACTCACGGACTCAACGAACTCATCCGCTCTTTGAATATGCTCAAGAACCTCAGCGTCGTCATGATCCTCGTCACCTTCTTTATCCAGAATGCTAGGTTCGCGGCTTACATGACGATCATGGGTCAGTACATCAGCAAGCACTTCGGATGGAAGCTGGCCGAGGTTAGCATTCTGCTATCTCCCCTGGGAATCCTCAACCTCATTATCCTTGGCGGCCTACCCAAGGTTGCCGACATTCTTGTGTCGCCTCGCTTTCGAATGACACCTTTCGGCAAGGACCTGTTTCTGACGCGTGTGTCAACCGGTATCCTGGCTTTCGCAGCTTTCTTCCAAGGCATGAGCCACAATATTGTCTTGTTCCTGTTCGGTCTCTTCCTTGGGACATTCGGTGCCGCGGATAGTCCTCTCGCACGCGCAACCGTCACGCACTACGTTCCACCGGAATTTACTTCTCGATTATATGCTTTGATAGGTATGATCGAGGTGATAGGGTCTTTTATTGCAGGTCCGGTTCTGGCCTGGTGTTTCGACCAAGGTCTGAAGCGAAAGGGATTCTGGATGGGTCTGCCGTGGTATTACATTGGCTTTCTCTGTACGCTTGCTTGGGTTGCCCTGTTATTTGTTAAGCCGCCTAGGAAGCATTCACGAGAAGACCCGGGAGAtattgatgaagatgatgcggAAGACTACATGCCAGACGCTCCTCTGCGGCTTCAATAG